Proteins co-encoded in one Prunus persica cultivar Lovell chromosome G6, Prunus_persica_NCBIv2, whole genome shotgun sequence genomic window:
- the LOC18772229 gene encoding alkaline/neutral invertase E, chloroplastic, which translates to MATSEAVRQLLSGALPRVGCFDLSLSNVNGVISVQSGINNTRKRSSVCAQVHKHSRISQDRRRICAFQAKNGVFHGKNDVSRLNSMSCKCQKAESLTGATAEDQHRDLLVDDSDKATSIPPNGITSPGINEFEVDQQLKHEKGGLGSNGKPATAGKHKESRQKVRTNSIEDEAWKLLKNSMVYYCNNPIGTIAANNPNSTSTLNYDQVFIRDFIPSGIAFLLKGEYDIVRNFILHTLQLQSWEKTMDCYSPGQGLMPASFKVRTVPLDGDDFATEDVLDPDFGEAAIGRVAPVDSGLWWIILLRAYGKCSGDLSVQERVDVQTGIKMILKLCLADGFDMFPTLLVTDGSCMIDRRMGIHGHPLEIQALFYSALLCAREMLAPEDASADLMRALNNRLVALSFHIREYYWIDMRKLNEIYRYKTEEYSYDAVNKFNIYPDQIPSWLVGFMPSTGGYLIGNLQPAHMDFRFFSLGNLWSIVSSLATLDQSHAILDLIEAKWDELVADMPFKICYPALEGQEWQIITGSDPKNTPWSYHNGGSWPTLLWQLTVACIKLNRPEIAAKAVELAEKRISLDNWPEYYDTKRARFIGKQAQLFQTWSAAGYLVAKILLANPSAAKNLVNEEDSELANIFSCMISSSPRRKRGWKKQILV; encoded by the exons ATGGCTACTTCGGAAGCTGTTCGACAACTTCTATCTGGGGCATTACCTCGCGTTGGCTGTTTTGATCTGTCTTTAAGCaatgtaaatggagtaatcTCAGTTCAGTCCGGTATAAATAATACACGGAAAAGAAGTTCAGTGTGTGCCCAAGTGCATAAACATTCGAGAATTTCACAGGACCGCAGGAGAATATGTGCGTTCCAGGCTAAAAACGGTGTTTTTCATGGAAAAAATGATGTTAGTAGGTTGAATTCTATGAGTTGCAAATGTCAAAAGGCAGAAAGTCTTACTGGGGCTACTGCAGAAGATCAGCATAGGGACTTGCTAGTAGACGACTCAGATAAAGCAACATCGATTCCTCCTAATGGTATAACTAGTCCAGGTATTAATGAATTTGAGGTGGATCAACAACTGAAACATGAAAAGGGAGGTCTTGGATCGAATGGTAAGCCGGCTACAGCTGGAAAACATAAAGAATCTAGACAGAAGGTTAGGACCAATTCGATTGAGGACGAAGCATGGAAATTACTAAAGAACTCCATGGTCTATTATTGTAATAATCCTATTGGAACCATTGCTGCTAATAATCCAAACTCTACTAGTACTCTGAACTATGATCAGGTCTTTATTCGTGACTTCATACCTTCTGGGATAGCTTTCCTTTTAAAAGGGGAGTATGATATTGTGCGGAACTTCATTCTTCATACCCTTCAGTTGCAG AGCTGGGAGAAAACCATGGATTGTTATAGTCCTGGTCAAGGACTAATGCCTGCCAGTTTTAAGGTTCGCACTGTTCCACTCGATGGTGATGATTTTGCAACTGAAGATGTTTTGGATCCGGACTTCGGTGAAGCTGCTATTGGTCGTGTTGCCCCTGTTGACTCTG GGTTATGGTGGATTATATTGTTACGGGCATATGGAAAATGCTCTGGAGATCTTTCAGTCCAGGAACGAGTTGATGTGCAAACAGGGATAAAAATGATTTTGAAGCTGTGTCTTGCTGATGGTTTTGATATGTTTCCAACATTACTGGTCACAGATGGTTCATGCATGATTGATCGCCGCATGGGAATTCATGGCCATCCTTTGGAGATTCAG GCACTGTTCTACTCAGCACTACTCTGTGCACGTGAGATGCTTGCTCCAGAGGATGCATCAGCTGACCTTATGCGAGCGCTGAACAATCGTCTGGTTGCATTATCATTCCATATCAGGGAATATTACTGGATTGATATGAGAAAACTCAATGAAATTTACCGATACAAAACAGAGGAATACTCATATGATGCTGTTAATAAGTTCAATATCTACCCTGATCAGATTCCATCCTGGCTGGTGGGATTTATGCCGAGTACAGGTGGGTACTTGATTGGCAACCTGCAGCCTGCTCACATGGACTTTCGTTTCTTTTCTCTTGGAAACTTATGGTCTATTGTAAGTAGTCTTGCAACATTGGATCAGTCACATGCTATATTGGATCTTATTGAAGCCAAATGGGATGAATTAGTGGCAGATATGCCGTTTAAAATATGTTATCCTGCTCTTGAAGGCCAGGAATGGCAAATCATCACAGGCAGCGATCCCAAAAACAC TCCCTGGTCTTACCATAATGGAGGTTCTTGGCCAACATTGCTCTGGCAG CTTACTGTGGCATGCATAAAGCTTAACAGACCAGAAATTGCAGCAAAGGCGGTCGAGCTTGCTGAGAAGCGCATATCTCTTGACAATTGGCCTGAATATTATGACACTAAGAGAGCAAGATTTATTGGAAAACAGGCACAGCTGTTTCAAACTTGGTCAGCTGCCGGATACCTTGTAGCAAAGATCCTCCTCGCCAACCCAAGTGCAGCAAAGAACCTTGTGAATGAAGAGGATTCAGAGCTtgcaaatatattttcatgcATGATAAGTTCCAGTCCAAGGAGGAAACGTGGTTGGAAAAAACAGATTTTAGTTTGA
- the LOC18774932 gene encoding uncharacterized protein LOC18774932, producing MRVLHSTVATPSNLRFCHSSNRPSLKTPFLLLPPQFPSLEKSTFRSHSLKSSTSFSSGSVTKASMAASSPSTEAETKPFSVLFVCLGNICRSPAAEGVFRDLVKKRGLDSKFKIDSAGTIDYHEGNQADPRMRAASKRRGIEITSLSRPIRLPDFRDFDLILAMDNQNRDDIIEAFNRWKFREPLPEDAHKKVKLMCSYCKKHDETEVPDPYYGGPQGFEKVLDLLEDACESLLDSILAENKHILDS from the exons ATGAGGGTATTGCACAGTACAGTAGCAACCCCTTCAAATTTACGATTTTGCCACTCCTCCAACCGCCCCTCTCTAAAAAccccatttcttcttcttcctccccaATTTCCATCCCTTGAAAAATCAACCTTTCGTTCCCATTCCCTCAAATCCAGCACCTCTTTCTCATCTGGGTCTGTGACAAAAGCATCAATGGCGGCTTCTTCTCCATCCACGGAGGCAGAGACCAAGCCCTTTTCTGTTCTATTTGTGTGCCTGGGCAACATCTGCAGAAGCCCAGCTGCTGAAGGGGTCTTCAGAGACTTGGTGAAGAAAAGGGGTTTGGATTCCAAGTTCAAGATTGACTCTGCTGGAACCATTGATTACCATGAG GGAAATCAAGCAGACCCAAGAATGAGGGCAGCCTCTAAAAGGCGTGGCATTGAGATAACTTCTTTATCTAGGCCAATCCGGCTGCCCGATTTTAGAGATTTTGATCTTATCCTTGCAATGGACAATCAGAACCGAG ATGATATAATAGAGGCGTTTAATAGGTGGAAATTTAGAGAACCTCTACCTGAGGATGCTCATAAAAAG GTTAAGTTAATGTGTTCTTATTGTAAGAAACATGATGAAACTGAAGTACCGGACCCTTATTATGGTGGACCACAAGGTTTTGAGAAG GTTTTGGATTTACTTGAAGATGCATGTGAATCATTGTTGGACAGCATCTTGGCTGAGAACAAACACATTTTGGATTCCTGA
- the LOC18773459 gene encoding serine/threonine-protein kinase D6PK — protein MSTMRPTCEIVESRDEVDSQSKTDKKGGKHCMLKSGNKYSIEDDINQLFQAIDGRNSARISGLSNEASKDALRKSAMKRPMRVSSSNASGIGISEPVSLKQALRGLCISQASEMAAMKRLSRPGRSSGVSEAGTIKRLYRAVVDEANGSGLPMNQVKGNYVEVSLVPEASKNSEKNPGSMRSEPQVHPATTFTDAMPDASLTRLAPQDQISPFPTEVKSEKLKGEDRKLESTDSSSNFHDSKKVMQMGAVASISTEVPLNTSNSDKGLHSAASPSCSSAGSKVSKSSGSSSHLIKPVLGSKSFVKKNVKQDSSSGSSSSASDNRKVDNDLGPSTSKLKDQTHNCTPKHEREGNEKESLVSSSTSLSKEMNSVLVNRGTSKPDFPLNCSNRTKSIVTKVDERSRSREKGDFSQSSKSSIGDYSSTTSTSEESSLSGSGRSGKRPHMSRDLRWEAIHHVQKQHGTLGLRHFKLLRRIGSGDIGTVYLAELTGTNCVFALKVMDNEFLVTRKKMIRAQTEREILEILDHPFLPTLYAHCVSEKLSCLVMEYCPGGDLHVLRQKQPGRSFCEQAARFYVAEVLLALEYLHMLGVVYRDLKPENILVREDGHIMLTDFDLSLRCAVNPTLLKSSSPVLESTKKMSSPCIESSCIDPFCLQPSWQVSCFTPRLLSAAAKSRKIKSELAAQVSPLPQLVVEPTSARSNSFVGTHEYLAPEIIKGEGHGSAVDWWTFGIFLFELLYGRTPFKGSGNEDTLANVVSKSLKFPNTPIVSFHARDLIRGLLIKDPENRLGSVKGAAEIKQHPFFEGLNWALIRCAVPPELPRWCDVGFGAPSASQKQEGKELEGIGEHIDFELF, from the exons ATGAGTACAATGCGCCCTACGTGTGAAATTGTGGAATCAAGAGACGAAGTAGATTCTCAGTCAAAAACGGACAAGAAAGGTGGAAAGCATTGCATGCTAAAATCAGGAAATAAATATTCCATAGAGGATGATATTAATCAGCTTTTTCAGGCAATTGACGGTAGAAATTCAGCTAGGATCTCAGGTCTGTCGAATGAGGCTAGCAAAGACGCTTTGCGGAAGAGTGCTATGAAAAGGCCAATGAGAGTTAGTTCATCAAATGCATCGGGTATTGGAATTTCAGAACCTGTGAGTTTGAAGCAAGCATTGAGAGGATTATGCATCTCTCAGGCATCAGAGATGGCTGCCATGAAGCGACTATCGAGGCCAGGTCGTTCATCTGGGGTCTCAGAAGCAGGAACTATCAAAAGGTTGTACAGGGCAGTGGTAGACGAGGCCAATGGGTCTGGCCTTCCTATGAATCAAGTTAAAGGGAATTATGTAGAGGTCTCCCTTGTACCAGAAGCATCCAAAAATTCTGAGAAGAATCCTGGATCCATGCGATCAGAGCCACAGGTTCATCCTGCCACGACTTTTACGGATGCAATGCCAGATGCTAGCTTGACTAGATTAGCACCACAAGATCAAATTTCTCCTTTTCCAACAGAAGTTAAAAGTGAGAAATTGAAGGGAGAAGATAGAAAACTGGAATCCACAGATTCTTCATCTAACTTTCATGATAGCAAGAAAGTTATGCAGATGGGTGCGGTTGCTTCTATTTCAACTGAGGTTCCACTTAATACTTCAAATTCAGACAAGGGGCTGCACTCTGCTGCTTCTCCATCCTGCTCCAGCGCTGGTAGTAAGGTAAGCAAATCCTCTGGCAGCAGTTCACATTTAATCAAGCCGGTCCTCGGGAGCAAAAGCTTTGTTAAGAAAAACGTCAAGCAGGATTCAAGTTCTGGCTCCAGTAGTTCCGCATCAGATAATCGGAAAGTTGATAATGATTTAGGCCCTAGTACTAGTAAGTTAAAGGACCAGACACACAACTGTACCCCAAAGCATGAACGGGAAGGAAATGAGAAAGAATCTCTGGTGTCCAGCAGTACAAGTCTTAGCAAAGAAATGAATTCAGTTCTTGTTAATAGAGGTACAAGCAAACCAGATTTCCCTTTGAATTGCAGTAATAGAACTAAATCTATAGTGACGAAAGTTGATGAGAGGTCAAGATCAAGAGAAAAGGGGGATTTCTCACAAAGCTCAAAAAGTAGCATTGGTGACTATAGCAGCACTACAAGCACTAGTGAGGAAAGCAGTCTAAGTGGGTCTGGTCGTAGCGGCAAGAGGCCTCACATGTCAAGAGACTTGAGATGGGAAGCCATCCATCATGTTCAGAAGCAGCATGGAACCTTAGGTTTGAGGCACTTTAAGTTGCTTAGGAGGATTGGTTCTGGGGACATTGGGACTGTTTATCTTGCTGAGCTAACTGGAACAAATTGCGTATTTGCTTTGAAAGTGATGGACAACGAGTTTTTGGTTACCAGGAAGAAAATGATTAGGGCTCAAACAGAAAGAGAGATACTGGAAATACTGGATCATCCGTTTCTCCCTACGTTATATGCCCATTGTGTGTCAGAGAAGCTCTCATGTTTGGTTATGGAGTACTGTCCGGGTGGAGATTTGCATGTCCTGCGGCAAAAGCAACCCGGCAGGAGTTTCTGTGAACAAGCAGCCAG GTTTTATGTTGCTGAAGTCCTCCTTGCCTTGGAGTATCTACACATGCTAGGAGTTGTGTATCGAGACTTGAAACCAGAAAATATCCTGGTCCGAGAAGATGGCCACATCATGCTCACAGATTTTGACTTGTCACTTAGATGTGCTGTCAATCCAACGCTGCTTAAATCATCGTCTCCTGTTTTGGAGAGCACGAAAAAGATGTCAAGCCCGTGCATTGAATCTAGCTGCATTGATCCTTTTTGCCTCCAACCATCCTGGCAAGTCTCATGCTTCACTCCCAGACTTCTATCTGCTGCTGCAAAATCTCGGAAAATAAAATCCGAGCTTGCTGCCCAGGTCAGCCCACTGCCACAGCTTGTAGTGGAGCCAACTAGTGCCCGATCCAACTCCTTTGTTGGAACCCATGAATACCTTGCTCCGGAGATCATCAAAGGAGAAGGTCATGGGAGTGCTGTTGATTGGTGGACATTTGGAATCTTCTTGTTCGAGCTGTTATATGGTAGGACACCCTTCAAGGGGTCAGGAAATGAGGACACATTGGCCAACGTTGTGTCAAAAAGTCTCAAGTTCCCAAATACCCCTATAGTGAGTTTTCATGCAAGAGATCTGATCAGAGGCCTGTTAATAAAGGACCCTGAAAATCGTTTAGGATCAGTGAAAGGGGCTGCAGAGATTAAGCAGCATCCTTTCTTTGAAGGCCTTAACTGGGCATTGATTCGGTGTGCAGTACCGCCCGAGCTTCCCAGGTGGTGTGATGTTGGATTTGGTGCACCCTCTGCTTCACAGAAACAGGAGGGCAAGGAGTTGGAGGGTATAGGAGAGCATATAGACTTTGAGCTGTTTTAG